TCACTTCGGGGTGGGACATTCCGGCGTTGTCTGATGCAAAAAACATTAACTTAAGTCCTCAATGATATAGTCTTCCCAGTCTTCTTCGGCGACTTCAAATTCGGGAATTGTCCAGCCACGCACAGAGATTCCGGCCGTATGCACGGTTTGTGGATCGCCCGAAACAAGGGGGTGCCAGTCGTTTAATGGCTTACCCTCGTGAAGCAAGCGGTACGCGCATGTTGCGGGCAACCAATAGGCGACATCTTTGATCGTTTCGGGCTTCAAGGAGACACATTCAGGCACGAATTGTTTGCGAATTTCATACTGACCACATTGGCAACTGTCATCGTCCAAAAGACGGCACGCAACCCGTGTAAAGGCAACTTCCCCCGTGTCCTCGTCTTCGAGCTTGTTGAGGCAGCATTTCCCACAGCCATCGCAAAGCGCTTCCCATTCGCGGGAATTCATTTTCGTGAGGGGGATGGATTCCCAAAAATTGGGCCGCAATCCGGATCGATCAATTTTGTTGTTCATAGGCCCCTTCTAGGGAAAGTTGGAGCCCGTGGAAAGAGCCCCGAAATCTTAATGAACATCCCAGTCGTCCTCATTTTCCAACTCCCCACCGCCGTCCAGTCGACGCGAATGCGTGCAATGCGGGTGTCGCCCCAAGTTTTAAACACAGCGACGAACCCCTCAGTGGACACTTTTTCAGTCGTTAAATCCCCACGCTGATTGGTTGCACTATCAAAATCCCACATGGATATCGAAATTTGAACGACGGGTGGCGTGCGGAAGGCGGTGCTGAAAGAAACCGCCTCGCGATGCTCGCGTTGGCCCTCGCCCGTCCACATATTTCCATCGTGCTGAAAATCCGAAAACAGCACAAGGGAGCCTTGATCAATTCCGAGTTGGTGATTTTGAAAACGCCGCATGAATGTTCCTCAAACTTCTCGGTAGTTTATTGAGAAAAAAGGCCAAGAAAAGGCAAAAGGCCCCACAAATCCTTGCAGGGCCTCTAAAATTCAAAATAAGTTAATTTAAGCCCGTAGGCCAAGCTGGTTCGCCAAAGAAACGATGTCAGCAATCTGTTTTGCAAGAATGTCGATCTGGTCGGCGGGTGCGTTATCGAGAGCCCTTTTGGCGTCGGCAACGATTTCATCGATCATCTCTTGGGTCGCTTCTGATGCGGGTGCGGCTTTTTCGGCCAAAACCGAAGTCGACTTGTCCGAAATTTCGGCAAAGCCACCCGTAACAAGATACTCTTGCGTGCCTGTTTCACTGGCAACTTTTAGGATACCAGGGCGCAGCGTTGTGATCAAAGGCGCGTGGTTTGCCAAAGCTGTGAGATCGCCGTCGGCCGCCGGGATTTGTACCTCGGTTGCTTCATACGATGCCAAGCTACGCTCAGGCGTTACCAGATCAAACTGCAGTTTCTCAGCCATATCGGCCTCCTTCAGAGTTTGTTTGGCGGGCCGGAACCCGCCAAAAACCCGTTACATTAAGCAGCGTCAGCAGCCATTTTCTCGGCTTTTGCAATCACTTCATCGATGCCACCAACCATATAGAAGGCGCCTTCTGGAAGGTGATCATATTCGCCAGCAACAACAGCCTTGAACGAAGATACTGTATCTTCGAGCGGAACCTGTTTGCCGTCTGCACCGGTGAAGATTTTCGCAACGTCAAAAGGTTGTGACAAGAAGCGTTCAATTTTACGCGCACGAGCAACGGTTTGCTTATCTTCTTCAGAAAGCTCGTCCATGCCGAGAATTGCGATGATGTCTTGCAGCGATTTATAGCGCTGAAGGATTTGTTGAACGTCTGTCGCAACTTTATAGTGCTCATCACCAATAACGAGCGGGTCAAGCAAGCGCGATGTCGAACCAAGGGGATCCACCGCAGGGTAGATGCCTTTTTCCGAGATCGAACGGTCAAGAACCGTTGTCGCATCAAGGTGAGCAAACGACGTGGCTGGCGCAGGGTCAGTCAAGTCATCCGCAGGAACGTATACGGCTTGCACCGACGTAATCGAACCAGCTTTGGTCGATGTAATACGCTCTTGCATCGCGCCCATGTCGGTCGCCAATGTTGGCTGGTAGCCCACAGCGGAAGGAATACGACCTAGAAGGGCCGAAACCTCGGAACCCGCTTGCGTAAAGCGGAAGATGTTGTCCACGAAGAACAAAACATCGGAACCTGTTTCATCACGGAACTGCTCAGCAATTGTGAGACCGGACAAAGCAACACGCATACGCGCACCGGGAGGCTCGTTCATTTGGCCATAAACCAGCGCGATTTTCGATTTTTCGAGGTCATCAGGAACGATAACGCCGGATTCGATCATCTCGTGGTAAAGGTCATTGCCTTCACGTGTCCGCTCACCAACACCCGCAAATACGGAGAGGCCAGAGTGCACTTTGGCGATGTTGTTGATCAATTCCATGATCAAAACTGTCTTACCAACACCCGCACCACCGAAGAGGCCAATTTTGCCGCCTTTGGTGTAAGGCGCGAGAAGGTCGATAACCTTGATGCCTGTTACGAGCATCTCGGAAGACGTCGCCTGCTCATCAAAAGAAGGCGCAGGCTGGTGAATCGCGCGACGCTCTTTCGTTTTGACCGGACCTTTTTCATCAACGGGATCGCCGGTGACGTTCAGGATACGGCCAAGTGTTGCGGGGCCAACGGGAACCGAAATCGGCTCGCCAAGGTCCGTCACAGGAGCGCCGCGAACGAGGCCCTCTGTTCCGTCCATCGCAATTGTCCGTACAGTGTTTTCGCCAAGGTGCTGAGCCACTTCGAGGATCAGCTTGTTGCCGTTATTTACTGTCTCAAGAGCGTTCAAAATCTTAGGCAGATCGCCCTCGAATTTAACGTCTACAACGGCGCCAATCACAGCTGTGATTTTGCCAGTAGCTTTCGCTTTTGCCATTTTGTTTCTCCGGTCCTTTAGAGCGCTTCAGCGCCCGAAAT
This Falsihalocynthiibacter arcticus DNA region includes the following protein-coding sequences:
- a CDS encoding F0F1 ATP synthase subunit epsilon, whose translation is MAEKLQFDLVTPERSLASYEATEVQIPAADGDLTALANHAPLITTLRPGILKVASETGTQEYLVTGGFAEISDKSTSVLAEKAAPASEATQEMIDEIVADAKRALDNAPADQIDILAKQIADIVSLANQLGLRA
- a CDS encoding YcgN family cysteine cluster protein, which gives rise to MNNKIDRSGLRPNFWESIPLTKMNSREWEALCDGCGKCCLNKLEDEDTGEVAFTRVACRLLDDDSCQCGQYEIRKQFVPECVSLKPETIKDVAYWLPATCAYRLLHEGKPLNDWHPLVSGDPQTVHTAGISVRGWTIPEFEVAEEDWEDYIIEDLS
- a CDS encoding H-type lectin domain-containing protein, producing the protein MRRFQNHQLGIDQGSLVLFSDFQHDGNMWTGEGQREHREAVSFSTAFRTPPVVQISISMWDFDSATNQRGDLTTEKVSTEGFVAVFKTWGDTRIARIRVDWTAVGSWKMRTTGMFIKISGLFPRAPTFPRRGL
- the atpD gene encoding F0F1 ATP synthase subunit beta, which produces MAKAKATGKITAVIGAVVDVKFEGDLPKILNALETVNNGNKLILEVAQHLGENTVRTIAMDGTEGLVRGAPVTDLGEPISVPVGPATLGRILNVTGDPVDEKGPVKTKERRAIHQPAPSFDEQATSSEMLVTGIKVIDLLAPYTKGGKIGLFGGAGVGKTVLIMELINNIAKVHSGLSVFAGVGERTREGNDLYHEMIESGVIVPDDLEKSKIALVYGQMNEPPGARMRVALSGLTIAEQFRDETGSDVLFFVDNIFRFTQAGSEVSALLGRIPSAVGYQPTLATDMGAMQERITSTKAGSITSVQAVYVPADDLTDPAPATSFAHLDATTVLDRSISEKGIYPAVDPLGSTSRLLDPLVIGDEHYKVATDVQQILQRYKSLQDIIAILGMDELSEEDKQTVARARKIERFLSQPFDVAKIFTGADGKQVPLEDTVSSFKAVVAGEYDHLPEGAFYMVGGIDEVIAKAEKMAADAA